The following are from one region of the Verrucomicrobiaceae bacterium genome:
- a CDS encoding helix-turn-helix transcriptional regulator, whose translation MQSGIVGAALVVLRAITDPMRHAVLRELADGSFPSVIVLAKRLDCHPDMMGRHLQQLKKAGLVIRVNPGEEADQRSKYYQIPAEFRSTLPDGTRVLDFGKVVLRFEVG comes from the coding sequence GTGCAATCTGGGATTGTCGGCGCTGCTTTGGTCGTCCTCCGCGCGATCACGGACCCGATGCGCCATGCGGTGCTGCGGGAGCTGGCGGATGGGAGTTTCCCATCGGTGATCGTGCTTGCGAAGAGGTTGGACTGCCATCCAGACATGATGGGACGGCATCTCCAGCAACTGAAGAAAGCCGGGCTGGTGATCCGTGTGAATCCCGGTGAGGAGGCGGATCAGCGCTCGAAGTATTACCAAATCCCTGCCGAATTCCGCAGCACGCTGCCCGATGGCACGCGGGTGCTGGACTTTGGCAAGGTGGTGTTGCGGTTCGAGGTAGGGTGA